TAGGGGTATTCCTTCTCTTGAGCCTATGAGGAAGTTTGTTCTTTCATTTTCTATTACTAGGTTTGCGAGTTTTTCTGAGACTTTGTTTATTGGTTCTCCTTCCGGTTCGAAGACTATTATTGGTTCTTTTGCTCTTTCTCTAACAAGTTCGTATAGGTTTTGTATGTAGACTTGGGTTTTGTGGG
This portion of the Candidatus Methanomethylicota archaeon genome encodes:
- a CDS encoding SPOUT family RNA methylase, encoding HKTQVYIQNLYELVRERAKEPIIVFEPEGEPINKVSEKLANLVIENERTNFLIGSREGIPLGVYRFANLVIDLCPGVTIATDLAAASALTALAFAIHQKLSSQTEGGTQNQNNN